Proteins encoded together in one Hyphomicrobiales bacterium window:
- a CDS encoding UbiD family decarboxylase — MKKGDGETGLPRVGYTSLRQWIEEADKLGELRRVSGASWEEEIGLATEILQHDANAPAALFDDIPGYPKGFRVLTNFFGGTRQNMTLGYPTSLNRVELSDAFLGGFRAAKERRIPHEVVDDGPVMENVLTGDDVDVLKFPTPLWHEGDGGRYIGTGSFNVTRDPEEGWINAGTYRVMVHDAKTVGFYISPGKHGRIHRQKYKERGEPMPVCVVVGADPMTFLMSSTEIDYGVCEYDVVGGLRGSPMKVVKGLKTGLPFPAEAEIVLEGFCYPDHSRMEGPFGEWTGFFGSPVHEGPVIDVKAIYHRNDPIILGCPPQRPPEEQARYRAVVRSALLKEQIQAAGVPDVQAVWCHEVGGSRMLTGVSIRQRYGGHSRQAGQIAAQCRVGGYAGKYVIVVDEDIDVSNLEDLMWAMTFRSDPATSIDIIKNAWSTPLDPSIPPFEKARGNTTNSRAVIDACRPFHWRDQYPRVNAPSPEAMKRAKEKFGYLLG; from the coding sequence ATGAAGAAAGGCGACGGCGAGACCGGCCTGCCGCGGGTCGGCTATACGAGCCTCAGACAGTGGATCGAGGAGGCCGACAAGCTCGGCGAGCTCAGGCGCGTCAGCGGCGCCAGCTGGGAGGAGGAGATCGGCCTTGCAACCGAGATCCTGCAGCACGACGCCAATGCGCCGGCGGCCCTGTTCGACGACATTCCCGGCTACCCCAAGGGCTTTCGAGTGCTGACCAATTTCTTCGGCGGCACGCGGCAGAACATGACGCTCGGCTATCCGACGAGCCTCAACCGGGTCGAGCTTTCCGACGCCTTTCTTGGCGGCTTCCGCGCCGCCAAGGAGCGGCGCATTCCCCACGAGGTAGTCGACGACGGGCCGGTCATGGAGAACGTGCTTACCGGCGATGATGTCGACGTTCTCAAATTCCCCACCCCCCTGTGGCACGAGGGCGACGGCGGGCGCTATATCGGCACCGGCAGCTTCAACGTCACCCGCGACCCCGAGGAGGGCTGGATCAATGCCGGCACCTACCGGGTGATGGTGCATGACGCCAAGACCGTCGGCTTCTACATCTCGCCCGGCAAGCACGGCCGCATCCACCGGCAGAAATACAAGGAGCGCGGCGAGCCGATGCCGGTCTGCGTCGTCGTCGGCGCCGACCCCATGACCTTCCTGATGTCGTCGACCGAGATCGACTATGGGGTGTGCGAATATGACGTGGTCGGCGGCCTGCGGGGCAGCCCTATGAAGGTGGTCAAGGGGCTTAAGACAGGCCTGCCGTTCCCGGCCGAGGCCGAGATCGTGCTCGAAGGCTTCTGCTACCCGGATCACAGCCGGATGGAAGGCCCGTTCGGCGAGTGGACCGGCTTTTTCGGCTCGCCGGTGCATGAAGGCCCCGTCATCGACGTCAAGGCGATCTATCACCGCAACGACCCGATCATCCTCGGCTGCCCGCCGCAGCGCCCGCCCGAGGAGCAGGCGCGCTACCGGGCCGTGGTGCGTTCGGCGCTCTTGAAGGAGCAGATCCAGGCCGCCGGCGTCCCCGACGTGCAGGCGGTGTGGTGCCACGAGGTTGGCGGCTCGCGCATGCTGACCGGCGTCTCCATCCGCCAGCGCTATGGCGGCCATTCCCGCCAGGCCGGCCAGATCGCCGCCCAGTGCCGCGTCGGCGGCTATGCCGGCAAATATGTGATCGTGGTCGACGAGGACATCGACGTCTCGAATCTGGAGGACCTGATGTGGGCGATGACCTTCCGCTCCGATCCCGCGACCTCCATCGACATCATCAAGAACGCCTGGAGCACGCCGCTCGACCCCTCGATTCCGCCCTTCGAGAAGGCGCGCGGCAACACCACCAATTCGCGCGCCGTCATCGACGCCTGCCGCCCGTTCCACTGGCGCGACCAGTATCCCAGGGTCAACGCGCCCTCGCCGGAGGCGATGAAGCGCGCCAAGGAGAAGTTCGGCTATTTGTTGGGTTAG
- a CDS encoding class II aldolase/adducin family protein — MNEAIDAIARLRSDIAAATRLLHSEGVLDYSGHIGVRLPDNSGILIQGFKDSRAELRPDEILSVDWDGKVIAGRERSRPPSETVIHTAILRARPDIGAVLHCHPPCATLFTLVAGAPFLPVKNHAVRWRSGVPEHPDPGHISSKEQGAALAATLGRHNACLLRAHGAVLVAENARALLIDGIHFEENARALHDAMAIGKLRPLAEAECDMMEESFERDHHVSKLWAYYIGRGIKDGVLPESWRGEL; from the coding sequence ATGAACGAAGCCATCGACGCGATCGCGCGGCTGAGGAGCGACATCGCGGCCGCGACAAGGCTGCTGCATTCAGAAGGCGTGCTCGACTATTCCGGCCATATCGGCGTCCGTCTGCCGGACAATTCCGGCATCCTCATCCAGGGGTTCAAGGACAGCCGCGCCGAGCTGAGGCCGGACGAGATCCTGAGCGTCGACTGGGACGGCAAGGTCATCGCCGGCCGCGAGCGCTCGCGCCCGCCGAGCGAGACGGTGATCCACACCGCCATCCTGCGGGCGCGCCCCGATATCGGCGCGGTGCTGCACTGCCATCCGCCCTGCGCGACCTTGTTCACGCTGGTGGCCGGCGCGCCTTTCCTGCCGGTCAAGAACCACGCGGTGCGCTGGCGCAGCGGCGTTCCCGAGCACCCCGACCCGGGGCATATTTCCAGCAAAGAGCAGGGCGCGGCGCTCGCCGCCACCTTGGGGCGGCACAATGCCTGCCTGTTGCGCGCCCACGGCGCGGTGCTGGTGGCGGAGAATGCCCGCGCGCTCCTCATCGACGGCATCCATTTCGAGGAGAATGCGCGTGCGCTCCACGACGCCATGGCGATCGGAAAGCTGAGGCCGCTGGCCGAGGCGGAGTGCGACATGATGGAGGAGAGCTTCGAGCGCGACCACCACGTCTCCAAGCTCTGGGCCTACTATATCGGCCGCGGCATCAAGGACGGGGTGCTGCCGGAGTCCTGGCGGGGGGAGCTGTAG
- a CDS encoding DMT family transporter, producing the protein MDKRPLVLRRSLTDWLLLAGLVLFWGSSFALTKIAVASIAPLWVVALRLGIAAVLLSAVALTRGLRVPGDWRSWTWFGWLALTGSFAPFLLISWGTQYIDSGLAGILISAVPIFVVSFGHVMLPDEPMNRFKVAGFTLGMVGVVALIGPDRLMHFATGGIALLAEMAVLAATVSYALQAVTARLMRPMSVTIRAASVLMVSAAFSLGMALTLSPNGLAAATPGALAATVGLGVFPTALGALALFRLLDRAGAGFVSTSNYLIPAVAVLIGTVFLGEQLEWRALAGLALILAGIALSERRRALRRPPQPPLR; encoded by the coding sequence ATGGATAAACGCCCGCTCGTGCTGCGGCGCTCCCTTACCGACTGGCTGCTGCTTGCCGGGCTGGTGCTGTTCTGGGGGTCGTCCTTCGCGCTCACCAAGATCGCCGTTGCCTCGATCGCACCGTTGTGGGTGGTGGCGCTGCGGCTCGGCATCGCCGCGGTTCTATTATCGGCGGTGGCGCTGACGCGCGGCCTGCGCGTACCGGGCGACTGGCGAAGCTGGACGTGGTTCGGCTGGCTGGCGCTGACTGGGAGCTTCGCCCCGTTCCTGCTGATCAGCTGGGGCACGCAATATATCGATTCAGGGCTCGCCGGAATTCTGATTTCCGCGGTGCCCATCTTCGTCGTTTCGTTCGGCCATGTAATGCTGCCCGACGAGCCGATGAACCGGTTCAAGGTGGCCGGTTTCACCCTCGGCATGGTCGGTGTCGTGGCCCTGATCGGACCGGACCGGCTCATGCACTTCGCCACCGGCGGCATCGCCCTTCTCGCCGAGATGGCGGTGCTGGCGGCGACCGTCTCCTATGCGCTGCAGGCGGTCACGGCGCGGCTGATGCGGCCGATGAGCGTGACCATCCGGGCGGCGAGCGTGCTGATGGTTTCGGCCGCCTTCAGCCTCGGCATGGCGCTGACCTTGAGCCCGAACGGACTTGCAGCGGCAACGCCCGGCGCGCTTGCCGCGACCGTCGGCCTCGGCGTTTTTCCGACGGCGCTCGGCGCGCTCGCCCTGTTCCGCCTGCTCGACCGCGCCGGCGCCGGCTTCGTGTCGACGTCGAACTATCTCATTCCCGCCGTCGCGGTGCTGATCGGGACGGTCTTCCTGGGCGAGCAGTTGGAATGGCGGGCGCTCGCGGGATTGGCCCTGATCCTCGCCGGCATCGCGCTCAGCGAACGCAGACGGGCACTCAGGCGACCGCCGCAGCCTCCGCTTCGATAG
- a CDS encoding methyltransferase domain-containing protein: protein MVAIAGFSRQQILSAVRQMYTEVARLPDKQFHFPTGRAACRFVGYPEDWLDRLPAAAVESFAGVGFPFRADLIRPGDQVLDVGAGSGTDTLSAARLVGPQGKVLALDMTPAMLAKLRRNIAEAGAANVEVLDGNAEAIPLADASVDVVTSNGVLNLVPDKPKAFAELHRVLRPGGRAQIADIVVSQPVSERARANPKLWAECVVGALVETDYLELFRAAGFADVRVTRGFDYFSGSASADTRRVAAALGAKAVEITLQRPLR, encoded by the coding sequence ATGGTCGCGATTGCCGGTTTTTCGCGCCAGCAGATCCTGAGCGCGGTGCGGCAGATGTACACGGAAGTGGCAAGGCTTCCCGACAAGCAGTTCCATTTCCCGACCGGCCGCGCGGCGTGCCGCTTTGTCGGCTATCCGGAGGACTGGCTCGACCGCCTGCCGGCTGCCGCGGTGGAGTCCTTCGCCGGCGTCGGCTTTCCGTTTCGCGCCGACCTGATCCGCCCGGGCGACCAGGTGCTCGATGTCGGCGCCGGCTCCGGCACCGACACGCTGAGCGCCGCCCGGCTCGTCGGCCCGCAAGGCAAGGTGCTCGCGCTCGACATGACCCCGGCGATGCTCGCCAAGCTGCGCCGCAACATCGCGGAGGCCGGGGCCGCGAATGTGGAGGTGCTCGACGGCAACGCCGAGGCGATTCCGCTTGCCGACGCGAGCGTCGACGTGGTCACCAGCAACGGCGTGCTCAACCTGGTGCCCGACAAGCCGAAGGCTTTCGCGGAACTCCACCGGGTCTTGCGACCGGGCGGGCGCGCCCAGATCGCCGATATCGTGGTGTCGCAGCCGGTCAGCGAGCGCGCCAGGGCCAATCCGAAGCTGTGGGCCGAATGCGTGGTCGGCGCCCTGGTGGAAACGGACTACCTGGAGCTGTTCCGGGCGGCCGGCTTTGCCGATGTGAGGGTCACGCGCGGTTTCGATTATTTTTCCGGAAGTGCCAGCGCCGATACGCGCAGGGTCGCCGCGGCGCTCGGCGCGAAAGCCGTCGAGATCACCCTGCAGCGACCGCTCCGCTGA
- a CDS encoding outer membrane beta-barrel protein, producing MSSLSRVVFLGACLIVAAFQVAAAADGPQIVEVDEAGPPSYAEGGWYLRGDIGYVVAEDPVVTYGSGAVTFLNEDLGTTWMIGGGIGYRFNSWFRTDLTFDYRTFDFTGNTPCLPACGLSVETYDLETWTIMANVYADLGTWHGVTPYVGAGIGAAYHWLHNIVGVNPGPVITVVPDGGGWAFAAALMAGASVAVTERTLIDAGYRYIWLGDVESGADGSGGTVLFEDMAEHEFRLGLRVEI from the coding sequence ATGTCCAGTCTCAGCAGAGTTGTTTTTCTCGGTGCCTGCCTGATCGTCGCTGCGTTCCAGGTGGCCGCGGCCGCCGATGGCCCACAGATCGTCGAGGTCGACGAAGCCGGTCCGCCGTCCTACGCCGAGGGCGGATGGTATCTTCGCGGCGACATCGGCTATGTGGTGGCCGAGGACCCGGTGGTCACCTATGGCAGCGGCGCCGTAACGTTTCTGAACGAAGATCTCGGCACGACGTGGATGATCGGCGGCGGCATCGGCTATCGCTTCAATTCCTGGTTCAGGACCGACCTGACCTTCGATTACCGCACCTTCGACTTCACCGGAAACACCCCGTGCCTGCCCGCCTGTGGGCTGTCGGTCGAGACCTATGATCTCGAAACGTGGACCATCATGGCGAACGTCTATGCCGACCTCGGCACCTGGCATGGCGTGACCCCCTATGTCGGCGCCGGCATCGGCGCGGCCTATCATTGGCTTCACAATATCGTCGGCGTCAATCCGGGCCCCGTCATCACCGTCGTTCCGGACGGCGGCGGCTGGGCCTTCGCAGCGGCGCTGATGGCCGGAGCGAGCGTCGCCGTCACCGAGCGGACCCTGATCGACGCGGGCTATCGCTATATCTGGCTCGGCGACGTGGAATCCGGCGCCGACGGCAGCGGCGGCACGGTGCTGTTCGAGGACATGGCCGAGCACGAGTTCCGCCTCGGCCTGCGCGTCGAGATCTGA
- a CDS encoding sigma-70 family RNA polymerase sigma factor: MADDPDRAFFCTEVERLMDRLYGTALRLTRSPADAEDLVSETVTKAWANFAQLADRRAFPKWLFRILTNTQISERRRAQPAIAEADCAGEDGQPFSLFEKLHQPFLLWWSNPEQELLNKLLREDIEQALDGLPEGYRDVVILVEINGYAYAEAAEMLEVPIGTVRSRLSRARSMLQRALWTQAQAAGLVREEHVDE; the protein is encoded by the coding sequence ATGGCAGATGACCCCGATCGCGCCTTCTTTTGCACCGAGGTCGAGCGGCTGATGGATCGACTTTACGGCACGGCGCTGCGGCTCACCCGCAGCCCAGCCGACGCCGAGGATCTGGTGTCTGAAACCGTGACGAAGGCATGGGCGAATTTCGCCCAACTCGCCGATCGGCGGGCGTTTCCGAAATGGCTGTTCCGGATCCTGACCAATACGCAGATCTCCGAGCGGCGCCGTGCGCAGCCGGCAATTGCCGAAGCGGACTGCGCCGGCGAGGATGGACAGCCCTTCTCCCTGTTCGAGAAATTGCACCAGCCCTTCCTGCTGTGGTGGAGCAATCCGGAGCAGGAGCTGCTCAACAAACTGCTGCGCGAGGACATCGAGCAGGCGCTCGACGGCCTTCCCGAAGGGTATCGCGACGTTGTAATCCTGGTCGAAATCAATGGCTACGCCTATGCTGAAGCGGCCGAGATGCTCGAAGTTCCAATCGGAACGGTGCGTTCGCGCCTGAGCCGCGCGCGCTCGATGCTGCAACGCGCGTTGTGGACGCAGGCGCAGGCCGCCGGCCTGGTACGCGAGGAACATGTTGATGAGTGA
- a CDS encoding methyltransferase domain-containing protein, which translates to MATPATVVFDPKELEAKVKAMYRSVAETPHGEFHFEMGRALAERLGYEARDLDRIPGEAIESFAGVGCYFHLAALKEGETVLDLGSGSGMDTFIAALKVGPRGKVIGIDMTEEQRAKAERLRDRDGFDNVSYLTGYIEETPLPDGVADVVISNGVINLATDKGKVFREAARLLKPGGRFAISDIVTETRLPESIVCNSTLWAACIGGAAQQADYRDQIEAAGLRVATMHDNPAYQFISDNAKGASRKFGVKSISLLAVKA; encoded by the coding sequence ATGGCCACCCCCGCCACCGTCGTTTTCGATCCGAAAGAGCTCGAAGCCAAAGTGAAGGCGATGTATCGCAGCGTCGCCGAGACTCCGCACGGCGAGTTCCATTTCGAGATGGGCCGTGCGCTGGCCGAACGCCTCGGCTACGAAGCCCGCGATCTCGACCGCATCCCCGGCGAGGCCATCGAGTCCTTCGCCGGGGTCGGCTGCTACTTCCATCTCGCCGCACTCAAAGAAGGCGAGACCGTCCTCGATCTCGGCAGCGGCTCCGGCATGGACACCTTTATCGCGGCGCTGAAGGTCGGTCCGCGTGGCAAGGTCATCGGCATCGACATGACCGAGGAGCAGCGTGCCAAAGCCGAGCGGCTGCGCGACCGGGACGGCTTTGACAATGTGAGCTATCTGACGGGATATATCGAGGAGACGCCGTTGCCCGACGGCGTCGCCGACGTCGTCATCAGCAACGGCGTCATCAATCTCGCGACGGACAAGGGCAAGGTCTTTCGCGAGGCGGCGCGGCTTCTGAAGCCCGGAGGCCGGTTCGCCATTTCCGATATCGTCACCGAGACGCGGTTGCCCGAGAGCATCGTCTGCAATTCGACGCTGTGGGCCGCCTGCATCGGCGGCGCGGCGCAGCAAGCCGACTACCGCGATCAGATCGAGGCGGCCGGGCTGCGTGTCGCCACGATGCACGACAACCCGGCCTACCAGTTCATTTCGGACAACGCGAAGGGCGCCAGCAGGAAATTCGGCGTGAAAAGCATTTCGTTGCTGGCCGTGAAAGCCTAG
- a CDS encoding group 1 truncated hemoglobin, which yields MIRQPSTGSRRFCAGRGQSCGAAALALSLTLAVSAATLGSGARADSSLYERLGGLTGITVVVDDFIDRLLVNETLNQNPAIAAGREHSPAPYLKFQVSQLVCEVTGGPCKYTGLSMKESHAHLNISEAEWGVMAADFKKSLDKFEVPAAEQDALFEIVGSTKPDIVVRN from the coding sequence ATGATTAGACAACCCTCGACGGGTTCACGTCGATTCTGCGCCGGCAGGGGGCAATCCTGCGGTGCAGCTGCACTCGCACTTTCGCTTACGCTCGCAGTCTCGGCCGCTACGCTGGGCAGCGGAGCCCGCGCCGACAGCTCGCTTTACGAGCGACTGGGTGGGCTCACCGGAATTACCGTGGTGGTGGATGACTTCATCGACCGGTTGCTCGTCAACGAGACGCTCAACCAGAACCCCGCCATAGCAGCCGGGCGCGAGCACTCGCCTGCCCCATACCTGAAGTTTCAGGTCTCGCAGCTCGTTTGCGAAGTGACCGGCGGACCCTGCAAATACACCGGCTTGAGCATGAAGGAGTCGCACGCCCACCTCAACATCAGTGAAGCGGAGTGGGGCGTGATGGCCGCCGACTTCAAGAAATCGCTCGACAAGTTCGAGGTTCCCGCCGCCGAGCAAGACGCGCTTTTCGAGATCGTCGGCAGCACCAAGCCGGACATCGTCGTTCGGAATTAG
- a CDS encoding thiamine pyrophosphate-binding protein, producing MLDSKNKGSRQNTRIDEPAGPLDARIGWGSDVAARMLRLLDIPYIALNPGASYRGLHDSLVNHLGNRTPEMLMCLHEEHAVAIAQGYAKASGSPMAVALHSNVGLMHGSMAIFNAWCDRQPMLILGATGPVDATLRRPWIDWIHTAQDQGGLIRNFVKWDDQPGSVAAIPESILRAWQQTASAPHGPVYVCLDAAIQEREVTEQVAFPDPARYRPLPPPRADANKVAEAARLLAAAERPVILYGRCRRTAEDWDRRVALAERFGAHMLSDLKAGSMVPTDHPLHAASPINKLSAPARAVLRDADLILSIGWIDLGGVLHQAFDKGEVPVPVIHAGQDVHLHKGWGKEHMALPPVDVHLLGDPDACVADLLVALPDGNKEAPGVAKPAAPEEEEAGDAVNLKQVARALAEAVGDTPVTFSALARGWPVDIWPHRDPLAYLGKDGGGGVGSGPGITIGAALALRDTDRLVVGVLGDGDCMMSINALWTAGRYGIPALFLVANNRSYYNDELHQESVARQRGRNPDNRWIGQSIDHPAPDIAKMAEAQGVQGIGPITDAGDLAAALERAVACVKAGRPCLIDVHIDPRHGRKLTESMAERSMAKG from the coding sequence GTGTTGGACAGCAAGAACAAGGGTTCGCGGCAGAATACCAGGATCGACGAGCCGGCGGGCCCGCTCGATGCCAGGATCGGTTGGGGCAGCGACGTGGCGGCAAGGATGCTGCGCCTGCTCGACATCCCCTATATCGCGCTCAATCCCGGCGCCAGCTATCGCGGGCTTCACGACAGCCTGGTCAACCATCTCGGCAACCGGACGCCGGAAATGCTGATGTGCCTGCACGAGGAGCACGCGGTCGCCATCGCCCAGGGCTATGCCAAGGCAAGCGGCTCGCCGATGGCCGTCGCGCTGCACTCCAATGTCGGGCTGATGCACGGCTCCATGGCGATCTTCAACGCCTGGTGCGACCGCCAGCCGATGCTGATCCTCGGCGCCACCGGGCCGGTCGACGCGACCCTGCGCCGGCCGTGGATCGACTGGATCCACACCGCCCAGGACCAGGGCGGGCTGATCCGCAATTTCGTCAAATGGGACGACCAGCCGGGCTCCGTCGCGGCGATCCCGGAATCGATCCTGCGCGCCTGGCAGCAGACGGCGTCCGCGCCGCACGGGCCGGTCTATGTCTGCCTCGACGCGGCGATCCAGGAAAGGGAGGTCACGGAACAAGTCGCTTTCCCCGATCCGGCCCGCTACCGGCCGCTGCCGCCCCCGCGCGCCGACGCCAATAAGGTTGCCGAAGCTGCCCGGCTACTTGCCGCCGCCGAGCGCCCGGTCATCCTCTACGGCCGCTGCCGGCGCACGGCGGAGGATTGGGACCGGCGCGTGGCGCTCGCCGAAAGGTTCGGGGCCCACATGCTCTCCGACCTCAAGGCGGGCTCCATGGTGCCGACCGACCATCCGCTGCACGCGGCAAGCCCGATCAACAAGCTCTCCGCGCCCGCGAGGGCGGTGCTGCGCGACGCCGACCTGATCCTTTCCATCGGCTGGATCGACCTCGGCGGCGTGCTGCACCAGGCCTTCGACAAGGGCGAGGTGCCGGTCCCCGTCATCCATGCCGGCCAGGACGTCCACCTGCACAAGGGTTGGGGCAAGGAGCACATGGCCCTGCCGCCGGTCGACGTGCACCTGCTCGGCGATCCGGACGCCTGCGTCGCCGATCTGCTGGTCGCGCTGCCGGACGGAAACAAGGAGGCTCCGGGCGTGGCGAAGCCGGCGGCGCCCGAAGAAGAGGAGGCGGGCGACGCCGTCAATCTCAAGCAGGTCGCCCGCGCCCTTGCCGAGGCCGTCGGCGACACGCCGGTCACCTTCTCGGCGCTCGCCCGCGGCTGGCCCGTCGACATCTGGCCGCACCGCGACCCGCTCGCCTATCTCGGCAAGGACGGCGGCGGCGGCGTCGGCTCCGGGCCGGGCATCACCATCGGCGCCGCGCTGGCGCTGAGGGACACCGACCGGCTTGTCGTCGGAGTCCTCGGCGACGGCGACTGCATGATGAGCATCAACGCGCTGTGGACCGCCGGCCGCTACGGCATTCCGGCGTTGTTCCTGGTCGCCAACAACCGCTCCTACTACAATGACGAGCTGCACCAGGAGAGTGTCGCCAGGCAGCGCGGCCGCAACCCGGACAATCGCTGGATCGGCCAAAGCATCGACCATCCGGCTCCGGACATCGCCAAAATGGCCGAGGCCCAGGGCGTGCAAGGCATCGGCCCGATCACCGATGCCGGGGACCTTGCAGCCGCGCTCGAGCGCGCCGTTGCATGCGTCAAGGCCGGCAGGCCTTGCCTCATCGACGTGCATATCGACCCGAGGCACGGGCGCAAGCTCACCGAGTCGATGGCCGAGCGGTCGATGGCCAAAGGTTGA
- the glmM gene encoding phosphoglucosamine mutase, translating into MTRKYFGTDGIRGLANSAPMTPDIAMKVGMAAGIVFRRGDHRHRVVIAKDTRLSGYMIESALVAGFTSVGVDVFQLGPMPTPAVAMLTRSLRADLGVMISASHNPYQDNGIKLFGPDGYKLSDSVEDEIEQLLQKDLTRNRAKSAALGRAKRVDGVQDRYVEFAKYTFPRHLHLDKLRVAVDCANGAAYSVAPAVLWELGADVVAIGDQPTGFNINQECGSTDTAALCRKVHEVRADIGIALDGDADRVIIVDECGRPVDGDQLMAVIAQSWAATDRLRAGGVVATVMSNLGLERYLQGLGLTLQRTPVGDRYVLEHMRAHGYNVGGEQSGHIILSDFNTTGDGLVAALQILAVVAEEGKPVSEVCHRFDPLPQILRNVRLNGGKPLERAAVKKAIEAGTDKLGDRGRLVIRPSGTEPVIRIMGEGDDLHVVEDVVGAIVAAIEAEAAAVA; encoded by the coding sequence ATGACACGGAAGTATTTCGGTACGGACGGTATTCGCGGCCTGGCGAACAGCGCGCCGATGACGCCGGACATCGCCATGAAGGTGGGCATGGCCGCGGGCATCGTGTTCCGCCGCGGCGATCACCGCCACCGCGTCGTCATCGCCAAGGACACGCGGCTGTCCGGCTATATGATCGAGTCGGCGCTGGTTGCCGGCTTCACTTCGGTTGGCGTCGACGTGTTTCAGCTCGGCCCCATGCCGACCCCGGCGGTGGCCATGCTGACGCGCTCGCTCAGAGCCGATCTCGGCGTGATGATCTCCGCCTCGCACAATCCCTATCAGGACAACGGCATCAAGCTGTTCGGCCCCGACGGCTACAAACTGTCGGACAGCGTCGAGGACGAAATCGAGCAGCTTCTGCAAAAGGATCTCACCCGCAACCGGGCAAAGTCCGCCGCGCTCGGCCGGGCCAAGCGGGTCGACGGCGTACAGGACCGCTATGTCGAGTTCGCCAAATACACCTTTCCGCGCCATCTGCATCTCGACAAGCTGCGCGTCGCGGTCGATTGCGCGAACGGCGCCGCATACTCGGTCGCGCCGGCGGTGCTGTGGGAGCTCGGCGCCGATGTCGTCGCCATCGGCGACCAACCGACCGGCTTCAACATCAACCAGGAATGCGGCTCGACCGACACCGCGGCGCTGTGCCGCAAGGTGCATGAGGTGCGCGCCGACATCGGCATCGCTCTCGACGGCGACGCGGACCGCGTCATCATCGTCGACGAATGCGGCCGCCCAGTCGACGGCGACCAGCTGATGGCGGTCATCGCCCAATCCTGGGCGGCGACGGACCGGCTGCGGGCGGGCGGCGTCGTCGCCACGGTGATGTCCAATCTGGGGCTCGAGCGCTATCTCCAGGGGCTCGGCCTGACGCTGCAGCGCACTCCGGTCGGCGACCGCTACGTGTTGGAGCATATGCGCGCCCACGGCTACAATGTCGGCGGCGAGCAGTCCGGCCACATCATCCTGTCGGATTTCAATACCACCGGCGACGGCCTCGTCGCGGCGCTGCAGATTCTCGCCGTCGTCGCCGAGGAGGGCAAGCCGGTCTCCGAGGTCTGCCACCGCTTCGATCCGTTGCCGCAAATCCTGCGCAATGTGCGCCTGAACGGCGGCAAGCCGCTGGAGCGCGCGGCAGTGAAGAAGGCCATCGAAGCCGGTACGGACAAGCTCGGCGACCGGGGCAGGCTGGTGATCCGCCCCTCCGGCACCGAACCGGTCATCCGCATCATGGGCGAGGGCGACGATCTGCACGTCGTCGAGGACGTGGTCGGCGCGATCGTCGCCGCTATCGAAGCGGAGGCTGCGGCGGTCGCCTGA
- a CDS encoding zf-HC2 domain-containing protein, giving the protein MSDHHGKDAQGGISCEEVIAHLLAYLDNETDPEKRSFIERHLKECHACFTRAEFEKALRAKVRQLGERQTPAALRRRVKALLDQF; this is encoded by the coding sequence ATGAGTGATCATCACGGCAAGGACGCGCAGGGCGGAATTAGCTGCGAGGAGGTGATCGCACACCTCCTGGCCTATTTGGACAATGAAACCGACCCGGAGAAGCGTTCCTTTATCGAGCGTCACCTTAAGGAATGCCACGCCTGCTTTACACGCGCGGAGTTCGAGAAGGCGCTGCGCGCAAAGGTTCGCCAGCTCGGCGAAAGGCAAACTCCTGCCGCCCTACGCCGGCGGGTGAAGGCGCTGCTCGACCAGTTCTGA